The nucleotide sequence ACCAGCAGGAAGCGGTGGCCGACGTGATCGAACGCTCCGGCGTGCTGCAAGGGCGAGTGCCCTGGCATCCGGGCATTAGGAACAATAACCAACTATGCTCGTAGGGCCTTTCGCGAAAGGCCAAACCGAAACCTCACCCATCAGGAGAAGAAGCTCATGAGTCAGATCAAGTTCACCGAAACCCACGAATGGCTGCGCCTTGAAGACGACGGCACCGGCGTGATCGGCATCACCGACTACGCCCAAAACGCGCTGGGCGATTTGGTGTTCGTCGGCCTGCCCGAGGTCGGCGCGGAACTGGCGCAAGGCGGCGAAGGGGCCACCATCGAATCGGTCAAGGCCGCCGGCGAAATTCACATGCCGGCGGGCGGCACGGTGATCGAAACTAACGCCGCGCTCGCCGACGACCCCGCCCAGGCCAACAGCGACCCGCTCGGCGCGGGCTGGTTCCTCAAGATCAAGATCGCCGATCCGGCGCAATTGGATGCCCTGATGGACCAGGCGGCCTACGACAAGTTCGTAGCCAGTCTCGATTGACGGTTCGCTGCTCCATCACAATTCGAAGAGGTGGTCGTGAATACTCCAACTACCGCACCCCGGCGCACCTTGTCCGAGCTGGACAACCGCGGAGAATTCATTTCCCGGCACATCGGGCCGAGCGCCGCCGAGCAAGCCAAGATGCTCGCCACGCTGGGTTTTGACTCGATGGATGCCTTTATCGACAAGGTGGTGCCCGCCGGCATTCGGTCCGGCACGCCGCTGGCGCTCGATCCGGCTCGCGGCGAAGCGCGGGTATTGGCCGAACTACGGCGCATGGCCGCCCATAACAAGGTGTTCCGGTCGTTCCTGGGCATGGGTTATTCCGATACCCACACCCCGACGGTCATTTTGCGCAACGTGCTGGAAAATCCGGCGTGGTACACGGCCTATACCCCGTATCAACCGGAAATCTCACAAGGACGACTCGAAGCCCTGCTGAACTTCCAGACCATGATCATGGATCTCACCGGCATGGAAATCGCCAACGCCTCGCTGCTGGACGAGGCAACCGCCGCCGCCGAGGCGATGACCTTCTGCCGGCGACTGTCGAAAGCCAAGAGCAAGACGTTTTTCGTATCCGCCGAATGCCATCCCCAAACCATCGACGTGGTGCGCACCCGCGCCGCGCCGCTCGGCCTGGAGGTGGTGGTCGGCGGCCATCAGAGCGATCTCGACGCGCTGGACTGCTTCGGGGTGTTGCTGCAATACCCGGCCAGCTCCGGCGCGATTCACGACTATGCCGACACCATCGCCAAGGCTCACGGCAAGGGCGCGCTGGCGGTGGTCGCCGCCGATTTGCTGGCTCTGACCCTGCTAAAGCCGCCGGCTGAATTCGGGGCCGATGTGGTCATCGGCTCGGCGCAGCGCTTCGGCATCCCGTTCGGCTACGGTGGGCCGCACGCCGCCTTCTTCGCCACCAGCGACCGCTACAAGCGCGACATGCCGGGACGGTTGGTGGGTGTTTCCATCGACAGCAAAGGCAACAAGGCCCTGCGCCTGGCGATGCAGACCCGCGAGCAGCACATCCGGCGCGAGAAAGCCACCAGCAACATCTGCACCGCGCAGGCGCTGCTGGCGATCATGGCCGGCCTGTACGCGGCTTATCACGGTCCCAAGGGCCTGACCGCCATCGCCGAACGGGTGCATGGGCTGACCGTGACCCTGGCCGAAGGACTCCTGAAACTCGGCCACGAACTGGCGACCCCGGCTTTTTTCGACACCATCACCGTCAAGACCGGCGGGCAGACCGCCGCCATTCACGCCGCCGCGCGCGACCGTCGGCTGAACCTGCGCGCCGCCGGCGGTGACGCCATCGGCATCGCGCTGGACGAGACCACCACCCGCGCTGACGTGGAAGTCCTGTGGGCGGCCTTCGCCAAGGCGGGCGCGGCCCCGCCGGATTTCGCCGCGCTGGAGCCATCCGCCGCTGGCCGCATTCCGACGGCTCTGGCTCGCACCTCCGAGTTCCTGACCCATCCGGTGTTCAACACCTATCACTCGGAAACCGAGATGCTGCGTTACCTGCGCTTCCTCGCCGACCGCGATCTGGCGCTGGACCGCTGCATGATCCCGCTCGGCTCGTGCACGATGAAGCTGAACGCCACCACGGAAATGATTCCGATCACCTGGCCGGAGTTCGCCAACCTGCACCCGCTGGCTCCGCTCGATCAGGCCCAGGGCTATGCGGAACTGTTCGCGGAACTGGAGAAGATGCTGGTGGCCTGCACCGGTTATGACGCCGTGTCGCTCCAGCCCAACGCCGGTTC is from Candidatus Competibacteraceae bacterium and encodes:
- the gcvH gene encoding glycine cleavage system protein GcvH, with product MSQIKFTETHEWLRLEDDGTGVIGITDYAQNALGDLVFVGLPEVGAELAQGGEGATIESVKAAGEIHMPAGGTVIETNAALADDPAQANSDPLGAGWFLKIKIADPAQLDALMDQAAYDKFVASLD
- the gcvP gene encoding aminomethyl-transferring glycine dehydrogenase, whose translation is MSELDNRGEFISRHIGPSAAEQAKMLATLGFDSMDAFIDKVVPAGIRSGTPLALDPARGEARVLAELRRMAAHNKVFRSFLGMGYSDTHTPTVILRNVLENPAWYTAYTPYQPEISQGRLEALLNFQTMIMDLTGMEIANASLLDEATAAAEAMTFCRRLSKAKSKTFFVSAECHPQTIDVVRTRAAPLGLEVVVGGHQSDLDALDCFGVLLQYPASSGAIHDYADTIAKAHGKGALAVVAADLLALTLLKPPAEFGADVVIGSAQRFGIPFGYGGPHAAFFATSDRYKRDMPGRLVGVSIDSKGNKALRLAMQTREQHIRREKATSNICTAQALLAIMAGLYAAYHGPKGLTAIAERVHGLTVTLAEGLLKLGHELATPAFFDTITVKTGGQTAAIHAAARDRRLNLRAAGGDAIGIALDETTTRADVEVLWAAFAKAGAAPPDFAALEPSAAGRIPTALARTSEFLTHPVFNTYHSETEMLRYLRFLADRDLALDRCMIPLGSCTMKLNATTEMIPITWPEFANLHPLAPLDQAQGYAELFAELEKMLVACTGYDAVSLQPNAGSQGEYAGMMAIRAYHASRGEGGRNVCLIPSSAHGTNPATAQMAGMQVVVVACDQNGNVDLNDLKAKAEKHSANLAAIMITYPSTHGVFEEAIREICAVIHSHGGQVYLDGANMNAMVGLCQPGKFGGDVSHLNLHKTFCIPHGGGGPGVGPIGVKAHLAPFLPGHHLWAEKPSGAVAAAPWGSASILPISWAYIALMGREGLKQATEAAILNANYMAHRLAPHYPILYTGANGRVAHECIIDLRPIKDRTGVTVDDVAKRLIDFGFHAPTMSFPVPGTLMIEPTESEPRSELDRFCDAMIHIREEIHAIESGHMPAADNPLKNAPHTALDLAGEWGHPYSREQAAFPVDSLRTVKYFPPVGRVDNVYGDRHLVCACVPVSDYEDQSDYAGA